AGCAAATCGATTAATCACTGCAGCTTTACAGAAGACTGTGCTGACAGAGACGACGGGCAGTCATGACTAGATCCTCACCAACACTGACCAGAGGACGCTTAATGAGATCCTTGATTAACACTACAGCCTCAAAATAAACTctgaattaagaaaaaaacactttcaagcTCAGATTCACATTGGTATTTACCAAACAACTACACAAATCCTtctgatttgaaaaaatgtcGACAATATGTTATGAAAACGAAAACCCTGACAGCACCTGATCTTCTCGACTCTTCACCGTTTCTCCCTGTCAGGAGAGGAATTCAGTCTGTGTGGTTTTAACGCAGTCAGCTGAGGACGGAGCTTGTGTGCCCATGTGAGTCTCATTACAGTTCAGGACTGAGTGGAGGAATTCTGGATAATGCGAAGTGAGCTGGCTGCTGGTAGGTGTAATTGCTTTCTCCTTCACTCTAACTTACGCCACAACCTGctgctacaaacacaaacaacactgaCGATTTAACACACCCACAACATCCCCTTTTCACAGAAAGACAATGCTGAAGCTGCCGAGACGCAGGTTAAAATCCTGCTAATAAACACTGAGCCACATCACGACAGCTCCAAAAGGCAGCACTGTGCTGTCGCTGACTTTCTGACCTCAAGAGTCACTCATCTATTCAGCAATCAACTGCAAGACACCTGAGACTGAAAATGTGTGTGGCTACAACAATCAACATCTGTTTATGATCTTAAGGCGTAAAAAACTTTccttttctcctgaaaaatgctaaatatgcAGGTAGTTTTTAGATAGTTCCCCTGACCTGTTTGATTTAGCCTCACAAACTTCCTCCAACAATATGCTCATGTAATGTTATTCACAATAAAAATCTACTGACCAACCCTTAAACACAATAATCAAACTGTACGATCTAAATCATCTTGTTTATTGCTCATTGTGAGGCTATCATGGCACACACCTTTTTGATACAACGGACTGGATATTGAACCATTGTGATATAAACCCATTTGCAGGTTAGAAGGCATAAAAAgatacacagctgtttagtgcATGTCGATTAAAGGCACGGCAGCATAAAATACAAAGTAGGCCAGTGATGTCAGATATACAACAGCTTGTATCGACCTTCAAACGTGGAAAAAAGCTGGCAAAAATGAAgtaaattcacacacacacatttattaaaaaatgttgatgtttcagTCACAAAGACCTGTCTTGGTGTCTCGTGGCTGAGACGtcgaatttttttttttaaatcaacccatcaatgcagaggtgaaaagtgtgtgtgtgaagtaaGTCTTTTTCTGCTGGGATTTCATTCCTGCACCACATAAAGACATAAAGCAAGCGGTGCTCGTGTTGCCTTCGACTCAAAAACTTCATACATCTACACGAGCCGCTTCAGACTTCAGACATAACCTGTGACATCTCGCTAGATTTACCTACTGCCTGACAGAAAATACATACATCTTCAGCCATCAGGATCTCATACTTACACAAACTCTCCACCTCGCTCAATTAGTGACAGTAGTCTGGGCTCCCTCTGGCCAGCCCTCAGCTCCTGACCTCTTACAGTGTGAGCATCACAATCAAGGAATTATTCTGactgaggatgatgatgacaatgatgatgatgaaatgatgatgatgagagacACTGAGCTTTGAGTGAGGGCTTTGATTTTAGGGAGTGTGGCTACATTAGTATGAGTGAGAGCAAACACAAGTTACAATCTCTGTGAGAAGAAGCCATGCTTATTGAAAATTAGGAGGCAAATTAACGTGACGAATGACAAGTCATAAGGcactgacagaggagagagcagctgaGTGGCTGAGGTGGTTAGTGGCAGCCATTATAACTTAAAAGAAACGTGGTGGCTAAtcaaaactaaaatataaatCTGATCCACACTAAGGGAGTTTTATTAGCTAGCCCCTTAGCTAACTGGTCATACTGTTATGATTAGTAGTGAGCtgagttaaaaagtcaactGTATCTAGTAAGGAACAAGGTGAATAAACTCACAGCtaacaattaaaatgtattaaacctTCTGGTTATCAAACAATCTTTACTAAGTTAAGCTAATCGTCGCGCTAAGTGACTAAATGATGCAgtgaagctaacgttagccaacaAGCTAATccaaactgggaaaaaaaatcacataaaaaggTTGtaactcaatttaaaaaaaggatattGCCAAGCACTCCTCGTCGCATATCCCCACGGAGGACATTCTTACCGATGTAGGACAAACAGCGTTTAATCATTGAGTGTGGACTTTGTGTCGGTTCGGTCCAGACGCGGACAGAGAAAGTTAAATCCCCGCCCGGtccggcggcggcggcggcggcggcggcctTCCGGGGTGACAGTGGTCCggttgctaatgctaacagcttgttagcttgttagccagatgttgttgttgctgctggatGTGGATCAGGTCACAGACGTTCAACAGAGCCGGTCAGTGTGCGCCATTGTGTGGGGGAAAACGCCTCGAAATATCCGGTTCGTGCTCGGTTCGTGGGGCAGGCCGGTCAGACTACATGTCTGGCTGTTAGTGTCAGATTTAAGCTAGTTGGGCTCCAGCAGAGTTTGCTATGTGgactctccctcctcctcctgctgctgctcctgctgctgctcctctcctccctgcccGCTTATTCGTCGATCCGGCTTCATCGTCTGGGTTTTTAGCCGTGGCTGACATCAAGTGTGACGCtcacagcgccacctgctgcCGCGGAGTGTGGACGACAGCCAGactgcagcctctcagccctgactgactgtctgtgatggtaaataaacacatctgtttgacattttgagatttaaaaccagtggtggaaagtaaatatttacatttactcgAGCACTGTAGCCTCCTTCATTTTGAGGTGCTTACTTATGCAGGTTATAGGCTATTTTATTATAGTAATCCaccacatttcagagggaaatatgttTCTTTTACTGCGCTACAATTACTTAACTGCTGTAGTTACTTGATGAACCTAAttaatatgatgcattgttcTAATTTAAAGCCACACAAACCCAATGAACACAATAATTTGTGTGTCAAAACTATTATCTTTTGCaacctgaaataaaaaataataattgttagTTTAGCCAGATGAATATAacttttatattataataatgtacCTTTTTGTTCTACTATGTTAGAATGATCTAGATATGTTGTCACATATCGTACCATATTTATTAGTTattatatactatactataatcATACTATATTGATTTTCTATGTTATATAACATGTTGCTAATATTTGTCCTTATGCCATGTCTTCCATCCCATACTATATTATTCTGCACCATATTATGTCAATATGTTAAGACGTTATACAGTTTTGTTACAATATAACTTTTCAAGTATGGTTGTGAAGCATTCAACAGAGACATCACTGTAAACAAACCATATTTATTATATAGAATAACTTGAATTGTAGTGTACAGTATAAACTGGTTTCAACACTTCAACATGGCATCctaaaaccaaaacatgtaGGCAGAAAATTAGTGTAATTAACTAACTAAGCTGAATCTTTGACCTCAGTGTTATTTAGGAGAAAactacaatttaaaacaaatttgatTAACAAATCTACTGATGTTAATCTTTGATTTGATTAATGATTGTAATTAGACTAGCGCATTAAgactttgtgtattttattcttatttagAGTCACTGGAGGCAGAGTTAAGtgctttaaaaagtaaaataaatgtgtaattacAGTCCACATCTTAAATTTCCTAACAGAAGGCTTCTTCAGCTGCAGTTTCACTCATACATGTGACCTCTCTCAGTTGTTGTACGTTTTAATCTTATGAATGGCGTAAGGGCTGGAGTCTCGGTGTGGCCACATGTCTCCGTTGGGCAGGTCTCTGTTGGGATGATCCGCCTCTCGATCGACCATCTCGACCGTCAGAGTGGAAGGGCCGAGGATGTCGTTTGTCCGGTAGGATTGTGTGAGACGACGGAAGGACGAGGTGTCTGAGATGTCGTCGTCAAAGAGGTCCTCCATGAGCTCCTTGCGCCGTCTGCGAGATGCTTTCAGCTCGTCGTTCAGCTCAGAAACCAGCTCTTTAACGTCCCTCACTATTGTGGAGCGCAGACCAAACAGGCAGAGCAGGAAAACCAGACCAGCACAGATCCCAGAGACAAAGTACAGAGCCACTCGCTCTGGGAGACCTGGAGGAAATCAGACTGAATGTAATATGTGCTGGTGTAAGACTCAGCAAAACATCCCGTCCCACTGCACCAAATTATTCCTGAAATGACTGTactgatgtttttatgtgtgttaccACACATTTCTTACACTTTGCATTACTGTTGACATTTACCAAAGTGTGCAGTGGCTTTTTGTGCACCAGTTTAGTTGGGTTGTACTGAGAAAATGTCCATTATCCCGGCAAGATTCACGTTTTGGGTGTCAGCAGTAATGCAAAGTGTTAATGCAAATTCGGTATTACTACATAGAAAATGTCGGGGAGTCATTATATTATGTTTATGCTGTGATGTACTATAAATGTGATGTGCTTGAGttaaaataatatatcaaaACGCCTGAATGGCCCTTTATGATCAACAATGATAAGAAATGTACATGCCACCCTGGCCTGAGCTCTACAGGCATCAGCGCACATACCCAATATTTTTTCAATGATCTCCAGAGAGTTGGTTAAGAGCACGTTTTGAGGCCTGTAGGTGGGGCCAGTGTACCATCCACCTGCAGGCGAGAGGGGTCTGGGCTCAGACGCCAGTCAAAGTCTGCAGCATGCAACAAAACCTGAGGGCTTTTTTCAGCCTTACTCTCACCATGAGTGTAGTCTGAGATCATGAAAGGATCTGTGGACCCTCGACCCACATCTTCCAGAAGATATCGCGGCACTGAGGAGAGaatgaaagtttatttttacatgatgCAGCAAACCATGTCAATCAGAATCTGTACCATCTGGTCCTTCACGCACCACAAGTGAAGGACACCCGCAGGTGTTTCCTGGTGCCGGGGAAGCAGGGGTCCCCAAAGGTTTGAGTATCGGCCAGGACTGAGCAGTTCGCTCTGCCATGACACCTGCGTGACACCTTCCTCAGAGCCGAGGGGGACAAACACTctgcaataaaatacatttagttaGATTAATAACTTTAACAGTTTAATATTAAACCGTATGCTCTGATTAGAAACATATACTGTGATCAGATAGTGAATACTCCTACTGAAAACACACCAGTACACATGATTCATTGTTAAATAAATAGGGCTGATATTTGTTCCACTACAGATGACAGTAAAGTGTCCTGTTTCAGACCCATGTCAACATGTGATCCAGGCTCCTGAGGACAGTAAGGACTGCCGTGCAGCAGGTGTCCGAACGAGGCCGAGTAGATGGTGAGGACAGTCTCATTTTTACACATCAGCCTCAGACGCTCATTTTCACACACCAGCCTGGTGCGGTGGTGCTCTGAAAAACAGACGAGACGTATAAATACATGAGTACAGAAAGCCTGTGAATATCTAGTGGAGAAACTAAATGAACATATTTTACTAttgttttagctgtttttgcATGAATGATAACAGATTTCATCCTACTGCCGAGCTTAATTCAAGCCAGTTGAGTTATATTATTAATGCTACATTATAATTTGACTCCATACATTTCAAATATTGTTCTCtgcttttttctgctttgtccTGCATGCAGAACAAATCTGTGGCAATCATAAtctgtatattttaaaaaagagatttaCTTGACCGTAAGTCCATGCACTTTATGTTTGATAACGTTTAATCCAAGCTCTGTTAAacatttcactataaaaaaagTCAAGTTTGTTCAAAGTCACAATTGGTTAAATAATACTATTtgaatattatataaaatattgtgttctcatttgtatatttatcattttcttctttattgCTTTGTATTCGCTCTGAGTCAGATTTTCGCTCCCCTCTTACTTTATTAACAAAATTTACCATTGAGGGGTCGTTTgggataaaaaataataataaattaagtTGCATTTGTGTTATTCTTGCACACTTTCAACTGCATTACCTGCAGAGAAAATGTGACTTAATAAACTACAGTTGAGATGATGTTATCTGTGATTGATTCAGGTCACTACAAGTTGATTTAAGTGATCAGAAGCCAGTGGCTGTCTGTCAGGTCAGATAAGatacaaacaataaaactgtTATGGTTctcaaaaaaacatcacaccATAGTTTGTGAATGATTTAAGGTTTTTCACCAAACATCTCCAACTCAAGCTCCACTTATTAGCCATTTTCCAGAGCTTTCAgtaattttgtacttttttgagTTTCAGGCAGATACTGTAGATTTGTTGACATGTTTAACTGATAAATCAACATGGACGAGTCCTGAAAGTGGGATGGATCGAATCATTACTGGAACAACCCTGAGGTGAAGAGTGAACGTTCGTGCTTCACTATGGGCTCCTTTAGAAAATGGTAGATATCAATATAAAATACACTGTTTGCAGTGATTTACTTTAAATTGTCCCGAGGAACATAATCAGAGTGAAAAGATTTCTCCAAGGGAACAAATCTagtaattataattatatttaaacaaaaaaaaagagaacgcAAGTATCACCCTGCTagtatcaatcaatcaatcaatcaatcaatcaatcaaccagtcaatcatatatttatatagcacctttaaaacaaatcgaaatgcaattcaaagtgctttacaagtgatTGAAAAAACCTGGTATATTAAGAAAACGGGTTTAGAGACTGATGCACACatattgcaataaaatgaaaaatgaaaataattaaagattaagaataaaacataaaaacaagcaataaaataaaagataaagacaaaatatCGCACGTAAAAGTTGATTTTacgatttgatttgatgaagtGTAGGGCCTCAGCAGTTTACCTGGTCTGCACTTGTAGGCGACTAGCAGGTACTTGGTGGTGAGGGGACAGGGGTCCTGCCCAAACACTGGACTGTAAACAGGGATGTGACAGGACTGGCGATCCTGACACTCTGACACCACCTTCTGCAAGGGGCgagaaaaacatctttaatcTGCTGTGTGgctcacaaaaacattcaaaggAGGCAAAGACTTGACATTTGTCTCTTTATATACCTCGATAGCGACCGGAGAAGTGCactctgtgtcctcctccacAGTTGTGTTTGAGTTTGCAGAGGGACACAGATGCTGGTTAGGAACACGTCGTCCGTAGAAAGCTGACAGGACGGTGACGGACGTCCTGGAGGGACACTCGATGACGAGCGTCTCTCCTTCACAAGCGTGAGCCGTGTGGTTCTTCAGGATGGTGTGAAGGTAGACTGAAGGAGAGCACAAGATGATACTGATGTAACTTTTATGTATCTGGTCATTGTAGCAGCAGCATTcttattatttcttatttaatCCCTttgttttttaggtttttttttgctttttgtagaGTAAACTTACAAACACCTCTCAGATCATATCTTCTTCTCCTGTATTAGAAACagtggatgtgtgtgagtgtaatgATCAGTCTACATTTGGCCCTTTTTTGTAGCACGACTGTTGAATTGAGAGTTGTTTTAAAGGTCGACAGCCACACAGTAAGACATGTAAGGAAGAATAAATGAGCAATAGATTACATATTATAATTTCCTTTGATAGAGtcaatatattgttttaatattaattTGCGATCAGTCACAACCCCCGAGGAATTTTTTGCAGGAGAGTTTGCAtgcaggtggaaaaaaaaccctgaaaaactCGGAGCGAATCATCAGTCATTGATGCAAATAGTCAACAATGTGATCACATGCTTGGCAAAACACAAGCTGATATCTAATCTGAAACACAGTGGTGTCACTTTCATCTCATTTGAATACTTATATAACTCCTGTTTGCAGAAAGCAGAAATGACTAGTCGACACGGTCATAATTACTCGATAatacatcttttaaaaatgcttcATTGTCCACAATTTGCAAGTCAACAGTGTGACTTAACAGATCCTTTTTTTAGTAATCGCCCAGCTGTGGTTGACGACTGGGTGGTGTCCCAGTCACTGGGTGTAGCTCTCCCAGACAATATTAGGACCGTGACTGCACGTACAAATATACAAGACGACAGAGCACAGACACAGAAGTGAAGCCTACTCCCAAGTGTGCTTCCCGTTCTTGTCCCCCTTTTGTGTGCaagtgtgcaagtgtgtgtgtggtcttaATCTTTGTGTCTATCTCTTGAGTGTTGTATCTGATGATTAACTGTTTATCaccaaaatgttgctttttctaaaaagaaatgtcaaaatacCTTTAAAATGACACTTTTAAT
This window of the Pagrus major chromosome 18, Pma_NU_1.0 genome carries:
- the LOC141013038 gene encoding protein eva-1 homolog C, which produces MDFLCLVLPLLLALKIHTTHSAPDFSVYLHTILKNHTAHACEGETLVIECPSRTSVTVLSAFYGRRVPNQHLCPSANSNTTVEEDTECTSPVAIEKVVSECQDRQSCHIPVYSPVFGQDPCPLTTKYLLVAYKCRPEHHRTRLVCENERLRLMCKNETVLTIYSASFGHLLHGSPYCPQEPGSHVDMECLSPSALRKVSRRCHGRANCSVLADTQTFGDPCFPGTRKHLRVSFTCVPRYLLEDVGRGSTDPFMISDYTHGGWYTGPTYRPQNVLLTNSLEIIEKILGLPERVALYFVSGICAGLVFLLCLFGLRSTIVRDVKELVSELNDELKASRRRRKELMEDLFDDDISDTSSFRRLTQSYRTNDILGPSTLTVEMVDREADHPNRDLPNGDMWPHRDSSPYAIHKIKTYNN